In Rutidosis leptorrhynchoides isolate AG116_Rl617_1_P2 chromosome 2, CSIRO_AGI_Rlap_v1, whole genome shotgun sequence, one genomic interval encodes:
- the LOC139890463 gene encoding uncharacterized protein produces MTIDKSWIKIRHPFDPDFTSGLDAFIERCENNLNSLGKCSCPCKHCGNTVFLKPKHIKEHIILNGFESSYTMWRYHGELPQPPEIHNTTNPLRNFLHDIELEREPNYAAEDPNDDETMDDTTATLLEDLIGSTQTELYAGSRLSSLEFLAKLTHLKVLNRWTNTSFDQLLELLVQSHPPDNTIPKSFYETKKWMRKIGLGYEAIHACKNDCCLFYKEYKDLENCPICNASRWKDERTSGKKVPNKVLRYFPVTPRLKRLYSSRYTAKDMIWHATGRCTEDGKMRHPVDGRSWREIDKRYPDFAREPRNVRLGLAADGFNPFGNMNNAYSMWPVILTTYNTPPWICMKESSLMLTLLIPGPKSPGKDIDVYLRPLVDELKILWSEGVVAHDSVTNTYFQMKAMLIWTINDYPARGSLSGWSGQGYKACPTCNEDTPAMRVENKIVYVSNRQKLEPNHPYRENLQFNGKVDHTPKPRKFKVHEIEKQLEDLLPVGNAGKNHTNGLKRKRPPKCPHNWTKISIFRELEYWKYLPLPVTRARTMTLITICIMMDLTVCNLFGVRQDNYEMNLCCFISLEMQEPNLLKLQILAFPDDKSSGISRPGKPLCVIIPALFND; encoded by the exons ATGACGATTGATAAGAGTTGGATTAAAATACGACATCCATTTGATCCTGACTTTACCAGTGGTCTTGATGCATTTATTGAGAGGTGTGAAAACAATTTGAATTCGCTCGGTAAGTGTAGTTGCCCGTGTAAACATTGTGGTAATACAGTTTTTCTTAAACCTAAACATATAAAAGAACATATTATTTTAAATGGGTTTGAATCCtcttatactatgtggcggtatcACGGTGAACTACCACAACCACCCGAAATACACAACACAACGAACCCTCTAAGAAATTTCTTGCACGATATTGAGTTGGAGCGAGAACCTAATTATGCGGCTGAAGATCCGAATGACGATGAGACTATGGATGACACGACCGCAACTCTTCTTGAGGATTTAATTGGCTCCACCCAAACCGAGCTATATGCTGGTAGCAGGTTGTCCTCATTAGAGTTTTTAGCCAAGTTAACACACCTTAAGGTCTTGAATAGATGGACGAATACTTCATTCGACCAATTGTTAGAATTACTCGTACAATCACATCCTCCAGATAACACAATTCCGAAATCATTTTACGAAACCAAGAAGTGGATGAGAAAGATCGGTTTAGGGTATGAAGCGATACATGCTTGTAAGAATGATTGTTGTTTGTTTTATAAAGAATACAAAGATTTGGAAAACTGTCCAATATGTAACGCGAGTAGATGGAAAGATGAACGCACATCGGGGAAGAAAGTTCCTAATAAAGTTTTGCGTTATTTTCCAGTAACTCCAAGACTAAAACGTTTGTACAGTTCTAGATACACTGCAAAAGATATGATTTGGCATGCTACTGGGCGGTGCACTGAAGATGGTAAGATGCGTCATCCGGTAGATGGTCGATCTTGGAGAGAAATTGACAAAAGATATCCGGATTTTGCACGTGAACCCAGAAACGTTCGATTAGGGTTGGCTGCTGATGGTTTCAATCCATTTGGCAACATGAATAATGCTTACAGCATGTGGCCAGTAATATTGACAACGTACAATACACCGCCGTGGATATGTATGAAAGAAAGTTCTCTCATGTTGACTCTGTTAATTCCTGGTCCTAAATCACCTGGAAAAGATATTGATGTTTACTTGAGGCCTTTAGTTGATGAACTGAAGATTTTATGGTCCGAAGGAGTTGTTGCGCATGACTCAGTTACAAACACGTATTTTCAAATGAAAGCAATGCTTATTTGGACCATAAATGATTATCCTGCCCGTGGTAGTTTGTCCGGTTGGAGTGGTCAAGGCTATAAAGCATGCCCTACATGTAACGAGGACACTCCTGCTATGCGTGTAGAAAACAAAATTGTTTATGTCAGTAACAGACAAAAACTTGAACCGAATCACCCATACAGAGAAAACTTACAATTCAATGGTAAGGTTGATCATACCCCAAAACCTAGAAAGTTCAAAGTGCACGAGATCGAAAAGCAACTTGAAGATTTGTTGCCAGTTGGTAATGCCGGAAAGAATCATACAAATGGACTAAAAAGAAAACGTCCCCCTAAGTGTCCTCACAACTGGACTAAAATTTCTATTTTTCGGGAACTTGAATATTGGAAATATCTTCCACTTCCGGTAACCCGAGCTCGAACGATGACTTTGATAACGATTTGTATAATGATGGATTTGACGGTTTGTAATTTGTTTGGTGTGCGTCAAGACAATTATGAAATG AATTTGTGCTGTTTTATTAGTCTGGAAATGCAGGAACCAAATCTGCTAAAACTGCAGATACTGGCTTTCCCAGATGATAAGTCGTCTGGGATTAGTCGTCCGGGAAAACCATTATGCGTCATTATTCCAGCATTGTTTAATGATtga
- the LOC139894205 gene encoding phospholipid:diacylglycerol acyltransferase 1-like, with the protein MSLIRRRKQTNVELQHSSDEEENDDKRLKRGKRKKIKNYSCLDNCCWLVGCICITWWFLLFLYNIMPSSFPQYVTEKITGPLPDPPGVKCVKEGLKPKHPVVFVPGIVTGGLELWEGHQCAEGLFRKKLWGGTFGEVYKRPSCWLKHMSLDNETGLDPQGIRVRPVSGLVAADYFAPGYFVWAVLISNFARVGYEEKNMYMAAYDWRLSFQNTEVRDRTLSRIKHNIELMVEINGGEKAVIIPHSMGVLYFMHFMKWVEAPAPMGGGGGSDWCAKHIKAVMNIGGPLLGAPKALAGLFSAEAKDIAFARGIAPGVLDSDVFHIQTLQHIMRMSRTWDSTMSMIPKGGDTIWGGLDWSPEEGYLPKNKTDTNLNTSLMSSSQNNTHSKASQARNPNYGRFISFGREKAELHSSQIERIDFRDVVKGDNIANNNTCRDVWTEYHEMGFGGIKAIAEYKAFTAGDLVDLLEFVAPRMMERGNAHFSHGLADNLDDPKYTHYKYWSNVLETKLPNATDMEIYSMYGVGIPTERAYVYKLTPQAECYIPFQIDNAAGDTDPHVCLKDGVYTVDGDETVPALSAGFMCAKGWRGKTRFNPSGIKTYVREYDHNPPSNLLEGRGTESGAHVDIMGNFQLIEDVIRVATGAIGEDLGGDRVYTDIFKWSEKINLKL; encoded by the exons ATGTCGTTAATTAGAAGACGAAAACAAACCAATGTCGAATTGCAACATTCATCGGacgaagaagaaaacgacgataaaAGGTTAAAAAgaggaaaaagaaagaaaataaagaaTTATTCATGTTTAGATAATTGTTGTTGGTTAGTTGGTTGCATATGTATAACATGGTGGTTCTTATTGTTTCTATATAATATAATGCCATCATCTTTTCCACAATACGTAACAGAAAAGATAACCGGGCCATTGCCCGATCCACCCGGGGTTAAATGTGTAAAGGAAGGATTGAAACCGAAGCATCCGGTTGTGTTTGTGCCCGGGATTGTCACTGGTGGGCTTGAACTTTGGGAGGGTCATCAATGTGCCGAAGGTTTGTTTCGAAAAAAGCTTTGGGGTGGTACATTTGGCGAAGTCTATAAGAG GCCGTCTTGCTGGCTAAAACATATGTCCCTAGACAATGAAACTGGATTGGACCCACAAGGGATAAGGGTCAGACCAGTTAGTGGGCTAGTAGCTGCTGACTATTTTGCTCCGGGTTACTTTGTTTGGGCTGTTTTGATCTCTAACTTCGCCAGAGTTGGATACGAAGAGAAAAACATGTACATGGCCGCATATGACTGGCGCCTCTCGTTTCAAAACACAGAG GTAAGGGATCGGACGTTGAGTCGGATAAAGCACAATATTGAACTGATGGTTGAAATAAACGGTGGTGAAAAGGCGGTAATCATTCCTCATTCGATGGGGGTTCTGTATTTTATGCATTTTATGAAATGGGTTGAAGCACCGGCTCCAATGGGTGGCGGAGGTGGTTCAGATTGGTGTGCTAAACACATAAAGGCTGTGATGAACATTGGTGGACCCCTTTTAGGTGCACCAAAAGCTCTAGCAGGCCTCTTCTCTGCTGAAGCCAAAGATATTGCATTTGCCAG GGGTATTGCACCAGGTGTGTTGGATTCGGATGTATTTCACATCCAAACGCTACAACACATAATGAGAATGAGCCGCACTTGGGACTCAACCATGTCCATGATACCGAAAGGTGGAGATACCATTTGGGGTGGGCTAGATTGGTCACCCGAGGAAGGTTATCTACCAAAAAACAAAACAGACACAAACCTCAACACTTCATTGATGAGCAGCAGCCAAAACAATACTCATAGTAAAGCAAGTCAAGCTAGAAATCCTAactatggaagatttatttcatttGGTAGAGAAAAAGCAGAGTTACATTCATCACAAATCGAACGTATTGACTTTAGG GATGTGGTTAAGGGTGATAACATTGCGAATAATAATACTTGTCGTGATGTATGGACTGAATACCACGAGATGGGGTTTGGTGGTATTAAAGCGATAGCCGAATATAAGGCTTTTACAGCCGGAGACCTTGTAGATTTGCTCGAGTTTGTTGCTCCAAGGATGATGGAACGAGGAAACGCTCATTTTTCACACGGCTTGGCTGATAATCTGGATGACCCAAAATACACACATTACAAATATTGGTCTAACGTGTTGGAGACAAA GTTACCAAATGCTACAGACATGGAGATATATTCGATGTACGGTGTTGGGATCCCAACTGAGCGAGCTTACGTTTACAAGCTCACTCCGCAAGCGGAATGCTACATTCCATTCCAAATCGACAATGCAGCAGGGGACACTGACCCTCATGTTTGTTTAAAAGACGGCGTGTACACCGTTGATGGTGATGAAACTGTGCCCGCACTGAGCGCGGGCTTTATGTGTGCAAAAGGCTGGCGAGGTAAAACGAGATTTAATCCCTCAGGAATTAAAACGTACGTTAGAGAGTACGATCACAACCCGCCTTCGAATCTTCTTGAAGGTAGGGGTACCGAAAGCGGGGCACATGTTGACATAATGGGGAACTTTCAGTTAATTGAAGATGTTATTAGAGTGGCAACGGGTGCTATTGGTGAAGATTTGGGAGGTGATAGAGTTTATACTGACATTTTTAAATGGTCTGAAAAAATTAACTTAAAATTGTAA
- the LOC139890464 gene encoding uncharacterized protein has product MRKQAAACKDIERTFGILQGRWHILQQPARAYECNQLRLLMYTCIIIHNMIIEDNGYNLAENDWVYEPVQNMQRSWIDRCNAQVRRTKEIRDREVHEGIRSDLVEHLWARRSCLVE; this is encoded by the coding sequence ATGAGGAAACAAGCTGCTGCTTGCAAAGATATTGAAAGGACTTTTGGGATTTTACAAGGTCGTTGGCATATTTTACAACAACCAGCAAGGGCTTACGAGTGCAATCAATTAAGACTGCTTATGTATACGTGCATCATAATACATAACATGATAATTGAAGACAATGGGTACAACCTTGCAGAGAACGATTGGGTTTATGAGCCGGTTCAAAATATGCAACGTTCTTGGATCGATAGGTGCAACGCTCAAGTGAGACGAACAAAGGAGATACGTGATAGAGAAGTGCACGAAGGGATACGATCCGATTTGGTGGAACATTTATGGGCGCGTCGATCCTGTTTGGTTGAATAA